In Rutidosis leptorrhynchoides isolate AG116_Rl617_1_P2 chromosome 2, CSIRO_AGI_Rlap_v1, whole genome shotgun sequence, one genomic interval encodes:
- the LOC139887959 gene encoding uncharacterized protein, translating to MYADTEQRIRVCQECQLQAPVSRAPQHPMIPITSLWPFCKWAIDIVGPFPKGAGNAEYLVVAIDFFTKWVEAKPLRTITSKQIRDFFLGKHCMQVTTAKVLWAHRTTHKNSTGETPFSLVYDSEAVIPAEITVPTERILSYSEGENDERLRTNLNYAEERREMAVIREAINKQRIAKYYDKRVRARTYKVGDLVWHDNQASRAQNTRKLGPNWEGTYMVIGISNTGAYKLAELKDNPIKQTWHATALKKCYL from the exons ATGTACGCTGATACAGAACAAAGGATAAGAGTTTGCCAAGAATGCCAATTGCAAGCGCCCGTCAGTAGAGCGCCGCAACACCCTATGATACCCATCACGTCACTGTGGCCGTTCTGTAAATGGGCTATCGATATAGTGGGACCTTTCCCAAAAGGCGCGGGAAATGCTGAATACCTAGTGGTAGCTATCGACTTCTTTACCAAATGGGTGGAAGCGAAACCCCTACGCACCATCACCAGTAAGCAGATCAGAGATTTTTTTCTGGGAAAGCATTGTATGCAG gtcactacagccaAAGTCCTATGGGCGCACAGAACAACGCACAAGAACAGCACAGGAGAAACACCGTTCAGTTTGGTATACGATTCGGAGGCGGTAATTCCAGCAGAAATAACCGTCCCAACAGAAAGGATTTTATCATACAGCGAAGGTGAAAATGACGAAAGGTTGCGCACCAATCTGAATTACGCGGAGGAGCGCAGGGAAATGGCAGTGATCCGCGAAGCCATCAACAAGCAGCGTATAGCAAAATATTATGACAAGCGCGTGCGGGCAAGGACGTACAAGGTAGGAGATCTTGTGTGGCATGACAACCAGGCGAGTAGGGCCCAAAACACTAGAAAGTTGGGGCCAAACTGGGAGGGAACTTATATGGTCATTGGAATCAGTAACACTGGAGCTTACAAACTGGCAGAGCTTAAGGACAATCCAATCAAGCAGACCTGGCATGCTACCGCGCTTAAAAAATGCTACTTGTAA